One segment of Primulina tabacum isolate GXHZ01 chromosome 6, ASM2559414v2, whole genome shotgun sequence DNA contains the following:
- the LOC142549176 gene encoding GDT1-like protein 4 isoform X3 has translation MGVSSSQTKPFGCFVFLFSLFLFFLQVNGRDEVSAGIKDLGRRSKIFVDKIKTGIVRDVKDPDFVSLGVALDSGLGLSDAFFASLSMIIVSEIGDETFIIAALMAMRHPKSIVLSGALSALFVMTVLSTGLGRIVPNLISRKHTNSAATVLYAFFGLRLLYIAWRSDSKASQKKDMEEVEEKLEGGQGKTQFRRFFSRFCTPIYLESFILTFLAEWGDRSQIATIAKKMKRG, from the exons ATGGGGGTTTCATCTTCTCAAACGAAACCCTTTGGTTGCTTTGTGTTCTTGTTCTCTCTATTTCTCTTCTTCTTGCAG GTGAATGGCAGGGATGAGGTATCTGCAGGGATCAAGGATCTGGGCCGACGTAGTAAA ATATTTGTGGACAAAATCAAGACCGGTATCGTAAGGGATGTCAAAGACCCCGATTTTGTTAGTCTTGGTGTTGCATTGGACTCTGGTCTTGGCCTATCCGATGCTTTCTTTGCTAGTTTATCTATGATCATTGTCAGCGAG ATTGGAGATGAAACTTTTATAATAGCAGCTCTTATGGCAATGCGTCATCCCAAGTCAATTGTTCTATCAGGCGCCCTCAGTGCTCTATTTGTGATGACA GTACTATCAACTGGTCTTGGTAGGATTGTGCCTAATTTGATATCAAGGAAACATACTAACAGTGCAGCTACAG TTCTTTATGCTTTTTTTGGACTTCGGCTACTTTACATTGCTTGGAGATCAGATTCAAAAGCTTCTCAGAAAAAGGATATGGAGGAA GTAGAAGAGAAACTTGAGGGTGGGCAAGGGAAAACACAATTCCGACGTTTCTTTTCTAGATTTTGTACACCAATCTATTTGGAG TCATTTATATTGACATTTTTAGCCGAGTGGGGGGACCGTAGCCAGATTGCAACAATAGCT